A single genomic interval of Helianthus annuus cultivar XRQ/B chromosome 13, HanXRQr2.0-SUNRISE, whole genome shotgun sequence harbors:
- the LOC110902217 gene encoding uncharacterized protein LOC110902217, producing MGQIFTLHARGYKVLRHIDGTPSPPKKDPTYEAWEELDDVVLQWIYGNVSDELLVRVLKTESTAREAWVRISKLFLNNKGSRAAALEHESSNLKLKAMPSLEAYYQRLRELAVMMDVVESLVPESRLIIQLVRGLPPEYDTTASLINQNLPSWEDAIGMLQLDHQRQMARDTLSDANTNTALTALSSEPIAAATYVPP from the coding sequence ATGGGTCAAATTTTCACCTTACATGCCAGGGGGTATAAGGTCCTTCGTCACATCGATGGTACGCCATCACCACCAAAAAAAGATCCAACCTATGAAGCCTGGGAAGAACTTGATGATGTGGTTTTACAATGGATATACGGAAATGTGTCTGATGAACTGTTGGTTCGGGTACTTAAAACCGAATCTACTGCCCGAGAGGCATGGGTTCGCATCTCTAAGTTGTTCCTCAACAACAAGGGTTCTAGAGCCGCAGCTCTAGAACATGAATCCTCCAATCTGAAACTCAAGGCCATGCCTTCCCTTGAGGCATATTATCAACGCCTTAGGGAATTGGCTGTTATGATGGATGTTGTCGAAAGCCTAGTCCCAGAAAGTCGACTCATCATTCAGCTTGTTCGCGGACTACCACCGGAGTACGACACCACCGCCTCTCTCATCAATCAGAACCTCCCCTCCTGGGAGGATGCTATCGGGATGCTACAACTTGACCACCAGAGACAAATGGCTCGTGACACTCTTAGTGATGCAAACACTAACACTGCCCTAACAGCATTGTCTTCTGAACCAATTGCTGCAGCTACCTATGTGCCTCCCTAG